A single region of the Bicyclus anynana chromosome 16, ilBicAnyn1.1, whole genome shotgun sequence genome encodes:
- the LOC112057838 gene encoding uncharacterized protein LOC112057838 isoform X2, which produces MGSFCHDFFSLCNVLHNIVVIGSCFGKISSCLCYGGKCMHCIEVETGSLIFAIISMLLNSAGILFMVGMLVYVNILLTPEAHAKLDAMSEGDYTTNAALFVILCFLLVPFVFTIVLIRGLVQKKAIYVKVYFIYSMILKCLGIFGVVTAIAYGAYTLGTALIAVAVCVFFAFILRMIYLTYKKFEMGAQYDRTKLVELQY; this is translated from the exons ATGGGTTCTTTTTGTCATGACTTTTTCTCACTTTGCAATGTATTACACAATATTGTAGTCATCGGAAGTTGCTTCGGAAAAATCAG TTCCTGCCTGTGCTACGGCGGAAAATGTATGCACTGCATCGAAGTGGAGACCGGCTCCCTCATCTTTGCTATCATTAGCATG TTACTAAACAGCGCAGGGATCCTGTTTATGGTCGGTATGCTGGTGTACGTGAACATCTTACTGACGCCGGAGGCGCACGCAAAGTTGGACGCTATGTCTGAAGGCGATTACACAACCAACGCTGCTTTGTTCGTCATCCTCTGCTTCTTACTGGTCCCGTTCGTCTTCACCATCGTGCTTATTAGAGGACTTGTACAG AAAAAGGCGATTTACGTGAAAGTGTACTTCATATACTCCATGATCCTCAAGTGCTTGGGTATCTTCGGGGTGGTGACGGCTATTGCCTATGGAGCCTACACTCTGGGGACTGCCTTGATCGCTGTTGCCGTGTGTG TTTTCTTTGCGTTTATTCTGAGGATGATTTACTTGACCTACAAGAAGTTTGAAATGGGCGCCCAGTACGACAGGACCAAGCTGGTGGAACTGCAGTACTAA